In Desulfomicrobium escambiense DSM 10707, a single genomic region encodes these proteins:
- a CDS encoding SLC13 family permease, which translates to MGIIDSFDQKLSKLLLNIPDKRKALLAAGILGVSVGVAALDLLPAAVSFAGGVLASMALRTVPLRTVYEAVDWPVVILLGALLPVAGAMQSTGLADLIARLLLDTMAQGNAFVGLAVIMATTMVLTDFMNNTATAAVMAPVGLGAALRLGVNPDTFLMAVAIGASCAFLTPIGHQNNTLILGPGGFRFGDYWRMGLPMDVLVLSVSLPLLLIFWPL; encoded by the coding sequence TTGGGAATAATCGACTCATTTGATCAAAAACTTTCGAAACTCCTGCTGAACATCCCGGACAAGCGGAAGGCCCTGCTGGCTGCGGGCATTCTCGGGGTGTCGGTTGGCGTGGCCGCCTTGGACCTGCTTCCCGCCGCGGTGTCCTTCGCTGGCGGAGTGCTGGCGTCCATGGCGCTGCGGACCGTCCCGCTGCGCACTGTCTACGAGGCGGTCGACTGGCCTGTGGTCATCTTGTTGGGGGCGCTTCTGCCTGTAGCGGGCGCCATGCAGAGCACCGGCTTGGCGGACCTGATCGCGCGCCTGCTGCTGGACACCATGGCGCAGGGAAATGCCTTTGTCGGCCTGGCGGTGATCATGGCCACGACCATGGTGCTGACCGATTTCATGAACAACACCGCCACCGCGGCCGTGATGGCTCCCGTCGGGCTGGGCGCAGCGCTCAGGCTGGGCGTGAACCCGGACACGTTTCTCATGGCGGTCGCCATCGGGGCTTCCTGCGCCTTCCTGACCCCTATCGGACACCAGAACAACACCCTGATCCTCGGCCCCGGGGGTTTTCGTTTCGGCGACTACTGGCGCATGGGGCTGCCGATGGACGTTCTCGTCCTGTCCGTAAGCCTTCCGCTGCTGCTCATATTCTGGCCGTTGTGA